A genomic stretch from Rubripirellula reticaptiva includes:
- a CDS encoding DEAD/DEAH box helicase, whose translation MSDDAISAFGLLVSEAIETLVDSHDGGLDKRAAMLSIDSPTFSKEGGQMVFAFKVSGNRQTAVAASIEISRQGAEPDDEDYDFSPLGTALDAIPKCQCDPFAADKRCPHTLAMAWWLQEQMARRSVAEVFEFLGELEVDNEAAGRELVGELMKIARESAIVETPAETTRIQWRIGLPQSRYYCPISITPYEQRPRKNGKGWTKGKETRSYDLLRRDFSSDPIDGRVAALVAKPSYSFEEDHFGEFRALQTLVGHNSVAWDDVDAATVTVLPAELTLTLEPVEIEEGGEDDEVHEKTTKFRPKLVVSGIKVNTDDCQIVLGHASPVDPIVVLADQKHNRLVICSLRDPRATRLIQFLLRADFTETLLDAAEAAKFSVGSTVVDSLIRVDLPPQLAGPIVPVTAELVMELRPRPGAGVCLALAMHEPRFRELAIPGNPPGILSCLTEEGPVRLERDLAAEKLSADAVVAQFELNSLSSDGNYRWVATSDEAALDLLASLYQGGELTPRLIWPEGESIRVRGEITPSALRVQIDDRRDWFGFSGSVTVDGRDVPLADLLAAVRDNRSLVQVGDREFAKISDAFRKRLQQLGDTVVAERGVMKVADAAVPIIQELIGHDVPIEATARWHDSIRRLEALSDWTPEKPAGLDATLRDYQLEGYQWLARLASWGVGGVLADDMGLGKTVQTLGVLLDRGPGGPALVVAPTSVGDNWVRETERFSPALTAHLYRDSDRDKLIAAATQNDLIVVSYQLLQRDAKRFATRQWHTLVLDEAQFIKNSQTKTSQAVRMIEADWRIGLSGTPLENHLGELWSLFRTLSPGLLGSWDRFRNRFADPIERHKDDERRLSLSRLVRPFILRRTKNTVLTELPPRTEITLQAELSKAERRLYEDARVAALAELSSTREDGQAGQQRIRTLAWLTRLRQLSCHPRLVEKSWTKTSAKLDLFTGLVDELREGDHRALVFSQFVKHLGLVREALDERGITYQYLDGATPAKERQRRVDAFQAGEGDLFLISLKAGGTGLNLTAADYVIHLDPWWNPAVEDQATDRAHRIGQERPVTVYRLVAEGTIEEQILELHADKRELVAGVLDGTDHAARMDTKELIELIREGVTS comes from the coding sequence ATGTCCGACGACGCAATCAGTGCCTTCGGTCTGTTGGTGTCCGAAGCGATCGAGACTTTGGTCGACTCGCACGATGGTGGCCTTGATAAACGTGCGGCGATGCTTTCGATCGATTCGCCGACGTTTAGCAAAGAAGGCGGACAAATGGTGTTCGCATTCAAGGTCAGCGGTAATCGCCAAACGGCAGTCGCGGCGTCGATCGAAATTTCGCGTCAGGGTGCCGAGCCCGATGATGAGGACTACGATTTCTCGCCGCTTGGCACGGCACTCGATGCGATCCCGAAATGCCAGTGCGATCCGTTCGCGGCCGACAAGCGGTGCCCGCACACGTTAGCGATGGCGTGGTGGTTACAAGAACAAATGGCGCGGCGTAGTGTCGCAGAAGTCTTTGAGTTCTTGGGCGAATTGGAAGTCGACAACGAAGCGGCCGGTCGCGAATTGGTCGGCGAGTTGATGAAGATCGCTCGTGAGTCGGCAATCGTCGAAACACCGGCCGAAACAACGCGAATTCAGTGGCGGATCGGGCTGCCGCAGTCCCGATATTACTGTCCCATCTCGATCACGCCCTACGAACAACGGCCGCGGAAAAACGGCAAGGGTTGGACTAAGGGCAAAGAGACTCGCAGCTACGACTTGCTGCGCCGCGATTTCAGTAGCGACCCAATCGATGGACGAGTCGCCGCACTGGTCGCCAAACCTAGCTATTCATTCGAAGAAGACCATTTCGGCGAATTTCGCGCCCTGCAAACATTGGTCGGTCACAACAGCGTCGCCTGGGACGATGTCGATGCGGCCACCGTTACCGTGTTGCCCGCCGAGTTGACGCTAACGCTCGAGCCGGTCGAGATCGAAGAGGGCGGCGAAGACGATGAAGTCCACGAAAAGACGACCAAGTTTCGGCCAAAATTGGTTGTTTCGGGCATCAAAGTCAACACCGACGATTGCCAAATCGTGCTTGGTCATGCCAGCCCCGTCGATCCGATCGTCGTGCTGGCAGACCAGAAACACAATCGCTTGGTGATTTGCTCGCTTCGTGACCCGCGGGCCACCCGGTTGATCCAGTTTTTGTTGCGAGCCGATTTTACGGAAACACTTTTGGATGCGGCCGAAGCTGCCAAATTTTCGGTCGGATCAACGGTGGTTGATTCGCTGATCCGAGTCGATTTGCCGCCGCAATTGGCCGGTCCAATCGTTCCGGTGACGGCCGAATTGGTGATGGAATTGCGCCCCCGTCCGGGCGCTGGCGTGTGCTTGGCGCTCGCCATGCACGAACCCCGCTTTCGCGAACTGGCGATTCCTGGCAACCCGCCGGGAATCCTGTCGTGCCTGACCGAAGAAGGTCCGGTGCGATTGGAACGCGATTTGGCTGCTGAAAAACTTTCGGCCGATGCGGTGGTGGCACAGTTTGAACTCAATTCGTTGTCCAGCGATGGGAATTACCGCTGGGTCGCGACGTCGGACGAAGCGGCGCTCGATTTGTTGGCGTCGTTGTATCAGGGCGGCGAATTGACGCCGCGATTGATTTGGCCCGAAGGCGAGTCAATCCGCGTGCGCGGCGAGATCACTCCGTCGGCACTGCGAGTCCAAATCGACGACCGACGCGATTGGTTCGGTTTCTCAGGATCCGTTACCGTCGATGGTCGCGATGTTCCGCTGGCTGATTTGTTGGCGGCGGTTCGCGATAATCGCTCGCTGGTCCAAGTCGGTGACCGCGAGTTTGCCAAGATCAGTGATGCGTTTCGAAAACGACTGCAACAGCTTGGCGATACCGTCGTCGCCGAGCGTGGTGTGATGAAAGTTGCCGATGCCGCTGTGCCAATCATCCAGGAATTGATCGGGCACGATGTGCCGATCGAAGCCACGGCCCGCTGGCATGATTCGATCCGTCGTCTCGAAGCTCTTTCGGATTGGACACCTGAAAAACCGGCCGGCCTCGACGCAACGCTGCGTGATTACCAACTCGAAGGTTACCAGTGGCTTGCTCGATTGGCGTCGTGGGGCGTCGGTGGCGTGCTAGCCGACGACATGGGTTTGGGAAAAACCGTTCAAACGTTGGGCGTCTTGCTCGATCGCGGCCCGGGCGGACCAGCACTGGTCGTCGCGCCGACCAGCGTCGGTGATAACTGGGTTCGTGAAACCGAACGTTTCTCGCCTGCGCTAACCGCGCATCTGTATCGCGATAGTGACCGAGACAAGTTGATCGCCGCAGCGACTCAAAACGATCTGATCGTGGTCAGTTACCAACTGTTGCAACGCGACGCGAAACGATTTGCGACTCGCCAGTGGCACACGTTGGTGCTGGACGAAGCTCAGTTCATCAAGAACTCGCAAACCAAGACATCGCAAGCGGTCCGCATGATCGAAGCAGATTGGCGAATCGGGCTATCGGGTACTCCGCTCGAAAATCACCTGGGCGAATTGTGGAGTCTGTTCAGGACGCTCAGCCCTGGGTTGCTTGGGTCCTGGGATCGATTCCGAAACCGCTTCGCAGATCCAATCGAACGACACAAAGACGATGAACGACGCTTGTCGTTGTCGCGTTTGGTGCGTCCGTTCATTTTGCGCCGGACCAAGAACACGGTGCTAACCGAGTTGCCGCCGCGAACCGAAATCACGCTGCAAGCTGAGCTCAGCAAAGCCGAGCGGCGACTCTATGAAGACGCTCGAGTGGCCGCGCTGGCGGAACTCAGTAGCACTCGCGAAGACGGACAAGCGGGGCAACAACGCATCCGAACGCTTGCCTGGTTGACACGACTGCGCCAGTTGTCGTGTCACCCGCGATTGGTCGAAAAGTCTTGGACAAAGACGTCTGCCAAGTTGGATCTATTCACGGGCTTGGTCGACGAACTGCGCGAAGGCGACCACCGCGCGCTCGTGTTCAGCCAATTCGTCAAGCACCTGGGACTGGTCCGCGAAGCACTCGATGAACGAGGCATCACGTACCAGTATCTTGACGGTGCAACGCCAGCGAAAGAACGACAACGCCGCGTCGATGCGTTCCAAGCTGGTGAAGGTGACTTGTTCTTGATCTCGCTAAAAGCCGGTGGTACCGGTTTGAATCTGACCGCGGCCGACTATGTGATTCACTTGGATCCATGGTGGAATCCCGCTGTCGAGGATCAAGCAACCGACCGCGCCCACCGCATCGGTCAAGAGCGACCTGTCACCGTTTATCGCTTGGTCGCCGAAGGCACGATCGAAGAACAAATCTTGGAACTGCACGCCGACAAACGTGAACTGGTCGCCGGAGTCTTGGATGGCACCGACCACGCAGCCCGCATGGACACCAAGGAATTGATCGAACTGATCCGCGAAGGCGTCACAAGTTAG
- a CDS encoding DUF1559 domain-containing protein — protein sequence MKRLSLRRSGFTLVELLVVIAIIGVLVGLLLPAVQAAREAARRMSCSNNFKQIGLALHNYHSAFKALPTQSGGTYLLSSNGGLNNDAGDNNRFRQSWLIGITPFIEQQALWEQISNPRDYQGSFVFQAMGPRPWDGRYTPWVTEVPALRCPSDPGVGLPAMARTNYAANIGDSTDWVNWGYWRWESNTWNQGHITQANASNRGFFYNRKQMKFRDILDGLSNTIACGEIATDLGDGDKRTQPYFGIGWGTIHANPSACADDATPLVDPLRPTFWNNPPVTGTSNPGGVSTGWRRGFRWSDSVPTYTSITTMLPPNREVCIGGGGDFDTGVLPPSSRHQGGCHVLMGDGAIKFITDSIEAGNSRQAVVKTGTPGTPPGSKSPYGLWGALGTRASKETISEEF from the coding sequence ATGAAGAGATTGAGTCTGCGTAGGTCAGGGTTCACGCTCGTTGAACTATTGGTCGTGATCGCAATCATTGGAGTTCTGGTGGGCCTTCTGTTGCCCGCCGTCCAAGCTGCTCGCGAAGCAGCTCGACGAATGAGTTGCAGCAACAACTTCAAGCAAATTGGCTTGGCGCTGCACAATTACCATTCCGCTTTCAAGGCGCTGCCTACGCAGTCCGGCGGAACGTACCTTCTGTCCTCGAATGGGGGACTCAACAACGACGCTGGCGATAACAACCGGTTTCGTCAAAGTTGGTTGATCGGGATTACCCCGTTCATCGAACAGCAAGCGTTGTGGGAACAGATTTCGAACCCACGAGACTATCAAGGCAGTTTTGTTTTCCAGGCGATGGGACCACGTCCTTGGGATGGTCGCTACACGCCTTGGGTGACCGAAGTTCCTGCACTTCGTTGTCCGAGTGATCCCGGTGTTGGTTTGCCCGCAATGGCACGGACCAACTATGCCGCCAACATTGGTGATTCAACCGACTGGGTGAACTGGGGATATTGGCGATGGGAAAGCAATACCTGGAACCAAGGTCACATCACCCAAGCCAATGCTTCCAACCGTGGTTTCTTTTACAACCGCAAGCAAATGAAGTTCCGCGACATCCTGGATGGATTGTCAAATACGATCGCGTGCGGCGAAATCGCGACGGATCTAGGCGATGGCGACAAGCGGACTCAGCCCTACTTCGGCATTGGTTGGGGCACAATCCACGCCAATCCGAGCGCTTGTGCTGACGATGCCACTCCGTTGGTTGACCCACTGCGTCCGACGTTTTGGAACAACCCGCCTGTGACTGGCACCAGTAATCCAGGTGGTGTAAGCACAGGCTGGCGTCGTGGTTTCCGTTGGTCCGATTCGGTGCCAACGTACACCAGCATCACAACGATGTTGCCGCCGAACCGTGAAGTCTGCATCGGTGGTGGGGGTGACTTTGACACCGGCGTTCTGCCACCAAGTAGCCGCCACCAAGGTGGTTGCCACGTGTTGATGGGTGACGGAGCGATCAAGTTCATCACCGACTCAATCGAAGCAGGTAATTCTCGTCAGGCTGTTGTGAAAACGGGTACACCGGGTACACCACCTGGTTCGAAGAGCCCTTACGGTTTGTGGGGGGCGCTTGGAACACGTGCTAGCAAAGAAACGATCAGCGAAGAGTTCTAG
- a CDS encoding DUF1559 domain-containing protein, producing MKRLRQSKPGFTLVELLVVIAIIGVLVGLLLPAVQAAREAARRMSCSNNFKQIGLALHNYHSAFKALPKQSGGTYLLSSNGGLNNDAGDNNRFRQSWLIGITPFIEQQALWEQISNPRDYQGSFVFQAMGPRPWDGRYTPWVTEVPALRCPSDPGVGLPAMARTNYAANIGDSSDWVNWGYWRWQNNTWNQGHIAAANAANRGFFYNRKQTKFRDILDGLSNTIACGEIATDLGDGDKRTQPYYGIGWGTIHANPSACADDTTPLIDPLRPQFWNNPPVTATSNPGGRSNGWRRGFRWSDSVPTYTSITTMLPPNREVCIGGGGDFDTGVLPPSSRHQGGCHVLMGDGAIKFITDSIEAGNLRQAVVKTGSPGTPPGSKSPYGLWGALGTRASSETISEEF from the coding sequence ATGAAGAGACTGAGACAGAGTAAGCCAGGGTTCACACTCGTTGAACTACTGGTCGTGATCGCAATCATTGGAGTTCTGGTGGGCCTATTGTTGCCCGCTGTTCAAGCTGCTCGCGAAGCAGCACGACGAATGAGTTGCAGCAACAACTTCAAGCAAATCGGCTTGGCGCTGCACAACTACCATTCCGCTTTCAAAGCGCTGCCCAAGCAGTCCGGCGGAACGTATCTTCTGTCCTCGAATGGGGGACTCAACAACGACGCTGGCGATAACAACCGGTTTCGTCAAAGTTGGTTGATCGGGATTACCCCGTTCATCGAACAGCAAGCCTTGTGGGAACAGATTTCGAACCCACGAGACTATCAAGGCAGTTTTGTTTTCCAGGCGATGGGACCACGCCCTTGGGATGGTCGCTACACGCCTTGGGTGACCGAAGTTCCTGCACTTCGTTGTCCGAGTGATCCCGGTGTTGGTTTGCCCGCAATGGCACGTACCAACTATGCTGCCAACATTGGTGACTCATCGGACTGGGTGAACTGGGGTTATTGGCGTTGGCAGAACAACACCTGGAACCAAGGCCATATCGCCGCCGCCAATGCAGCCAATCGTGGTTTCTTTTACAACCGCAAGCAAACCAAGTTCCGCGACATTCTTGATGGACTATCAAACACGATCGCATGCGGTGAAATCGCAACGGATCTCGGCGATGGCGACAAGCGAACTCAGCCGTACTACGGCATTGGTTGGGGCACGATCCATGCCAATCCGAGCGCTTGTGCTGACGACACGACTCCGTTGATTGATCCACTGCGTCCGCAGTTTTGGAACAACCCGCCTGTGACCGCCACCAGCAATCCAGGTGGTCGCAGCAATGGTTGGCGTCGTGGTTTCCGTTGGTCCGATTCGGTGCCAACGTACACCAGCATCACAACGATGTTGCCGCCAAACCGCGAGGTCTGCATCGGTGGCGGTGGTGACTTTGACACCGGCGTTCTTCCACCAAGTAGCCGTCACCAAGGCGGTTGTCACGTGCTAATGGGTGACGGAGCTATCAAGTTCATCACCGATTCGATCGAAGCTGGTAACCTGCGTCAGGCCGTTGTGAAAACGGGGTCACCGGGAACACCACCTGGATCGAAGAGCCCTTACGGTTTGTGGGGTGCGCTCGGTACGCGTGCGAGCAGTGAAACGATCAGCGAAGAGTTCTAG
- a CDS encoding FG-GAP-like repeat-containing protein: MTLSIFCRRQVVSLLVALLVSVMVTGCSREVETAVVEISNSELPESPLEEASIALQTNQLDRAESILQAQLIRQPDDLSAGVLMSHLLVRRQQFSAAIELLDRLAATNPDQSDACEAEAAEVAVLAGDSKDAINRFKAIVRRKPGFVSARRRLAEIFNSQGFRFDANEVMRGVAAEQPLSMRDLISLINPMRPFSTFTEKPDIDNADHLSRYGVLGVVSALRSRSDFGEAIECLSESELLASGDPAATAMMGLLWAETNQFDSLRRWASGTSIRSDELRRYPAYWLAMGALAMHDRDDSAAACFVEACRREPGCVEAWTGLIAALQLKGNQSAADKARKTSRLVEESAWLSQHLATDQAGNVEMLQRLVEVLNELGRWVESVAWQEMWVANSAPGSIQLKTLSEYKQKLLQQYPSGRNDSAVIGGLVPQDFGSAEPWFVKVASWDRKELDSLQGSASDHESSAPSGFEHPVFVGVAQSLGLDFLHRNATVPVQREFRLFQPLGGGVACLDFDLDGQVDFYFCQAATDPPGGVSQHSNRIFRQVDGRFLDQTIASETTDNHYSMGVTAGDVNQDGFADLVVGNIGVNVCLVNQGDGTFRPVPVQDDTWQHPMLSMSVAIADLTGDGLPEIAEVNYVDDPRVFDPIQRDAQGKAMRLPGPLHFDPAPQRVFVSQGNGQYRGHSMPSDENAQLSTGMGVLVADLDSDGRNELFIGCDQKANQVWKFDSSAPDDRAAWSDAAVAMGLAYGPGGKPKACMGIAAADFDHNGRLDLHITNFYDEWSNQYMQNASGVFVDAAVAMGIDDVSARMLGFGVQAFDFDNNSTWDLAIGNGHIEDFRNKRQKFKMRTQVLTMVNQKYVAIVPKGDDDYWNTDRLGRAVAKCDWNRDGRTDLVTTEVNGPAELLENRTTTQNHFLQIELVGTHAERDAIGAIVTVVAGDRTWTQFCQAGDGYLCKNEPLMSFGVGSINRLDRIDVSWPSGKSQTFPDPPVDTRVLLIEGSGQIWNHESSAARQPKIQDQ, encoded by the coding sequence TTGACATTGTCTATTTTCTGTCGTCGTCAGGTTGTCTCGCTTCTCGTCGCACTGCTAGTTTCCGTCATGGTGACCGGCTGTTCTCGCGAAGTTGAAACAGCGGTTGTTGAGATCAGCAACAGTGAACTGCCCGAGTCGCCGCTCGAGGAAGCGTCCATAGCACTCCAAACAAATCAGTTGGATCGTGCCGAGTCGATTCTGCAGGCTCAATTGATTCGGCAGCCCGATGATTTGTCTGCCGGGGTCTTGATGTCGCATCTGTTGGTGCGTCGCCAGCAGTTCTCGGCTGCGATCGAGCTATTGGATCGCTTGGCGGCGACGAACCCTGATCAAAGTGACGCTTGCGAAGCCGAGGCAGCGGAGGTCGCCGTTTTAGCCGGTGATTCGAAAGACGCAATCAATCGCTTCAAGGCGATCGTCCGGCGGAAGCCAGGGTTTGTTTCGGCGCGGCGGCGTCTTGCCGAGATCTTCAATTCACAGGGGTTTCGGTTCGATGCCAACGAGGTGATGCGTGGTGTCGCCGCAGAACAACCGCTGAGCATGCGCGACTTGATTTCGCTGATCAATCCGATGCGTCCGTTTTCTACTTTTACTGAAAAACCAGACATCGATAATGCCGACCATCTGAGTCGTTACGGAGTCTTAGGTGTGGTCAGCGCGCTGCGCTCCCGCAGCGATTTCGGCGAAGCGATTGAGTGCTTGTCGGAAAGTGAACTGTTGGCGTCTGGCGATCCAGCGGCGACGGCCATGATGGGGTTGCTGTGGGCCGAAACGAACCAGTTCGATTCGCTGCGCCGCTGGGCCAGCGGAACTTCAATCAGGTCCGACGAACTTCGTCGCTATCCCGCTTACTGGTTGGCAATGGGAGCACTGGCGATGCACGATCGAGATGACTCCGCAGCGGCTTGTTTCGTCGAAGCATGTCGGCGTGAACCAGGCTGTGTCGAGGCATGGACTGGTTTGATCGCGGCTCTTCAGCTGAAAGGCAATCAGTCCGCGGCCGATAAGGCTCGCAAGACATCCAGGTTGGTTGAAGAGTCGGCGTGGTTGTCGCAGCACTTAGCGACCGATCAAGCAGGCAACGTGGAAATGCTGCAGCGGCTTGTCGAGGTGCTCAATGAACTGGGGCGATGGGTCGAGTCGGTCGCATGGCAAGAAATGTGGGTCGCGAATTCTGCGCCCGGTTCGATTCAGTTGAAGACGTTGTCCGAATACAAACAAAAACTTCTTCAGCAATATCCGAGTGGACGAAACGACTCTGCGGTCATCGGCGGATTGGTTCCACAGGACTTTGGTTCGGCGGAACCCTGGTTCGTCAAAGTTGCATCGTGGGATCGCAAAGAACTGGATTCACTGCAAGGCTCGGCGTCGGATCATGAATCGTCAGCGCCGTCCGGATTTGAGCATCCCGTATTCGTTGGCGTAGCCCAGTCGTTAGGGCTCGATTTTCTTCACCGCAATGCCACGGTGCCGGTGCAACGCGAGTTTCGGTTGTTTCAGCCGCTTGGCGGAGGTGTGGCCTGTTTGGACTTTGACTTGGACGGGCAAGTGGACTTTTACTTTTGCCAGGCCGCAACTGATCCGCCTGGTGGGGTCAGTCAGCACTCGAATCGAATCTTTCGACAAGTCGATGGTCGTTTTCTCGATCAAACAATTGCATCGGAGACAACCGACAACCACTACTCAATGGGCGTGACCGCGGGCGATGTCAACCAGGACGGGTTTGCTGATTTGGTGGTTGGAAATATCGGGGTCAATGTGTGTCTGGTCAATCAAGGCGATGGGACGTTTCGACCTGTTCCGGTGCAAGACGACACTTGGCAGCATCCCATGTTGTCGATGTCCGTCGCGATCGCTGATTTGACAGGCGATGGTTTGCCTGAAATTGCGGAAGTCAATTACGTCGACGATCCACGTGTCTTTGATCCGATCCAGCGTGATGCGCAAGGCAAGGCAATGAGGCTGCCAGGACCACTTCATTTTGATCCCGCGCCTCAGCGTGTCTTTGTCTCGCAGGGCAACGGCCAATACCGTGGGCATTCGATGCCGTCCGATGAAAATGCCCAGCTGAGCACTGGGATGGGCGTGTTGGTTGCGGATCTTGATTCGGATGGACGAAACGAGCTGTTCATCGGTTGCGACCAGAAAGCGAACCAGGTTTGGAAGTTCGATTCCTCGGCACCCGACGATCGGGCGGCATGGTCGGATGCGGCCGTCGCGATGGGTTTGGCTTACGGTCCCGGTGGGAAGCCCAAGGCATGCATGGGAATCGCGGCCGCGGATTTCGATCACAACGGACGTCTCGATTTGCACATCACAAACTTTTACGACGAATGGTCCAACCAGTACATGCAAAATGCGTCAGGCGTATTCGTCGATGCGGCTGTTGCGATGGGAATCGACGACGTTTCGGCTAGGATGCTTGGATTCGGAGTCCAGGCATTCGATTTCGACAACAACAGCACTTGGGATCTCGCGATCGGAAACGGACATATCGAAGATTTCCGGAACAAGCGTCAGAAATTCAAGATGCGGACACAGGTCTTGACGATGGTCAATCAGAAGTACGTCGCGATTGTCCCCAAGGGTGACGACGACTACTGGAATACCGACCGTCTTGGACGAGCCGTTGCGAAGTGCGATTGGAATCGAGATGGACGAACCGACTTGGTCACCACCGAGGTCAACGGACCGGCCGAGTTGTTGGAAAATCGTACGACAACTCAAAACCACTTTTTGCAAATCGAGTTGGTCGGAACACACGCCGAACGCGATGCGATTGGCGCGATCGTCACCGTCGTTGCGGGCGATCGGACTTGGACGCAATTTTGCCAAGCCGGAGACGGTTATCTGTGCAAGAATGAGCCGCTGATGAGCTTTGGGGTCGGATCAATCAACCGACTCGATCGGATTGATGTTTCGTGGCCCAGCGGAAAAAGTCAGACATTCCCTGATCCGCCCGTCGACACACGCGTCCTCTTGATCGAGGGCAGTGGCCAAATCTGGAATCACGAGTCCAGTGCTGCCAGACAACCCAAAATTCAAGATCAATAG
- a CDS encoding PEP-CTERM sorting domain-containing protein (PEP-CTERM proteins occur, often in large numbers, in the proteomes of bacteria that also encode an exosortase, a predicted intramembrane cysteine proteinase. The presence of a PEP-CTERM domain at a protein's C-terminus predicts cleavage within the sorting domain, followed by covalent anchoring to some some component of the (usually Gram-negative) cell surface. Many PEP-CTERM proteins exhibit an unusual sequence composition that includes large numbers of potential glycosylation sites. Expression of one such protein has been shown restore the ability of a bacterium to form floc, a type of biofilm.) produces MFFRFLLLLLSVAAVGPAANAALVFSIGSTTIAPAGNATIDVFVSSDVGSVSFQSIDVEFYIGPEFPANPYVEAGFAMTDSESFANDPSYVFYLNSDATGTGSPITESNENGYGIDRLFFVDSTADEMNITLNSGESRLLAQLELSHNNPDGEELSYFISVSGSVKDALGAFVPTGGNFGHIDVVAVPEPSCLALMTIATGAIAYTSRRRRASRCITTEG; encoded by the coding sequence ATGTTTTTTCGATTCCTCTTATTGCTATTGTCGGTTGCCGCCGTTGGCCCCGCCGCCAACGCCGCCCTGGTTTTCAGCATTGGATCGACGACGATTGCGCCGGCGGGCAACGCCACCATCGACGTGTTTGTTAGTTCTGACGTTGGCTCTGTCTCGTTTCAATCGATTGACGTTGAGTTCTATATCGGTCCCGAATTCCCGGCCAACCCCTATGTCGAAGCGGGTTTCGCAATGACGGATTCTGAATCGTTCGCGAATGATCCATCGTATGTGTTCTATTTGAACAGTGATGCGACGGGGACCGGATCTCCGATCACCGAATCGAATGAAAATGGATACGGAATCGATCGTTTGTTCTTTGTCGACTCAACCGCCGATGAAATGAATATCACGCTCAATAGCGGCGAAAGCCGATTACTTGCGCAGCTTGAATTAAGCCACAACAATCCCGATGGCGAGGAGCTGAGCTACTTCATTAGTGTGTCGGGTTCCGTCAAAGATGCATTGGGGGCCTTTGTCCCGACCGGAGGGAACTTTGGCCACATCGATGTTGTGGCAGTCCCCGAACCATCTTGCCTTGCTTTGATGACCATTGCGACGGGCGCGATCGCGTACACATCCAGAAGGCGCCGAGCCAGCCGTTGCATCACGACGGAAGGGTAA
- the surE gene encoding 5'/3'-nucleotidase SurE has protein sequence MILNILLTNDDGIDAEGLAALYKSVTAVLPNTATVSVVAPDRGRSECGHSVTTGRPLVIRQHQPGWYSVDGTPVDCVRAAISTLVPKVDAVISGINAGANLGIDLLISGTFAAAREAALQRIPALAASHYRHPDVPKTWDHAPDWLGETLAEFFHSVCEDAFKDDALLWNVNLPAVDPRGTKPSRIECGVDSHPMVRTGQLSPSERELTQKLAMTSEFHGRPRNAGSDVDRCFAGQITLSRMKPQVA, from the coding sequence TTGATTTTGAATATTCTGTTGACCAATGACGACGGTATCGACGCAGAAGGTCTGGCTGCGCTCTACAAATCGGTGACTGCTGTATTGCCGAATACGGCAACGGTTTCGGTGGTCGCGCCCGATCGTGGCCGCAGTGAATGCGGGCATAGTGTCACCACGGGGCGCCCGCTGGTCATTCGCCAGCATCAACCGGGTTGGTACTCGGTCGATGGAACGCCAGTTGATTGCGTTCGTGCAGCCATTTCGACGTTGGTACCTAAAGTTGATGCGGTTATCTCTGGCATCAACGCAGGTGCGAACTTGGGAATCGATCTTCTGATCAGTGGAACCTTCGCCGCGGCACGCGAAGCGGCCCTGCAGCGGATTCCGGCGCTGGCAGCATCGCACTATCGACATCCGGATGTTCCGAAAACATGGGATCACGCACCCGACTGGCTGGGCGAGACACTTGCCGAATTCTTCCACTCCGTTTGCGAGGATGCGTTCAAAGATGACGCCCTACTTTGGAATGTAAACCTTCCCGCCGTTGATCCACGGGGGACAAAGCCCAGTCGAATTGAATGCGGAGTCGATTCACATCCGATGGTTCGAACTGGGCAATTGTCACCGAGTGAACGGGAGTTGACGCAAAAGCTGGCGATGACGTCAGAATTTCATGGACGCCCGCGGAACGCCGGTTCTGACGTTGACCGATGCTTTGCCGGTCAGATCACGCTGTCGCGGATGAAGCCTCAGGTGGCTTAG
- a CDS encoding carbon storage regulator — MLVLSRKEGEQLLIGDNIVLTINRLSGNRVAIGIEAPREVRIVRGELERHDVAAPGSAPVAMSMDDANVAVASKPHH; from the coding sequence ATGTTGGTACTCAGCCGCAAAGAAGGTGAACAACTACTAATTGGCGACAACATTGTTTTGACAATCAACCGATTGTCGGGCAATCGAGTTGCGATTGGCATCGAAGCTCCTCGCGAAGTTCGAATCGTTCGCGGTGAACTGGAACGCCACGATGTCGCCGCGCCAGGTTCGGCACCGGTTGCGATGTCCATGGACGACGCGAACGTTGCCGTTGCAAGCAAGCCTCATCACTGA